The following proteins come from a genomic window of Mustela lutreola isolate mMusLut2 chromosome 6, mMusLut2.pri, whole genome shotgun sequence:
- the LOC131833044 gene encoding histone H4 yields MSGRGKGGKGLGKGGAKRHRKVLRDNIQGITKPAIRRLARRGGVKRISGLIYEETRGVLKVFLENVIRDAVTYTEHAKRKTVTAMDVVYALKRQGRTLYGFGG; encoded by the coding sequence ATGTCTGGTCGCGGCAAGGGCGGGAAGGGCCTGGGCAAGGGCGGCGCCAAGCGCCACCGCAAGGTGCTGCGCGACAACATCCAGGGCATCACCAAGCCCGCCATCCGGCGGCTGGCCCGGCGCGGCGGCGTCAAGCGCATCTCCGGCCTCATCTACGAGGAGACCCGCGGGGTGCTCAAGGTGTTCCTGGAGAACGTGATCCGCGACGCCGTCACCTACACGGAGCACGCCAAGCGCAAGACGGTCACGGCCATGGACGTGGTCTACGCGCTCAAGCGCCAAGGCCGCACTCTCTATGGCTTCGGCGGTTAA